The Roseicyclus marinus genome has a segment encoding these proteins:
- the ccrA gene encoding crotonyl-CoA carboxylase/reductase, translating into MALDATQAIASYDAPRKDLYEMGEIPPLGHVPAQMYGWILRQERHGDPTEALKIEVVDTPKLDSNDVLVLVMAAGVNYNGVWACLGKPASVFNQHKAPYAIIGSDAAGIVWAVGDKVTRWKVGDEVVIHCNQDDGDDEECNGGDPMLSPSQRIWGYETADGSFAQFTRVQSQQLMPRPKHLTWEESACYTLTLATAYRMLFGHEPHDLKPGQNVLVWGASGGLGSFAIQLINTAGANAIGVISDEDKRQFVMDLGAKGVINRRDFNCWGRLPEVGTDEYKDWFAEVRRFGKAIWDITGKGVNVDMVFEHPGEATFPVSTFVVKRGGMVVICAGTSGYNCTFDVRHMWSHQKRLQGSHFAHLKQAAAANKLMLDRRLDPCMSEVFPWDELPVAHMKMLRNEHKPGNMAVLVQAPRTGLRTLEDVLAAGPTPA; encoded by the coding sequence ATGGCCCTCGACGCGACCCAAGCGATCGCCAGCTATGATGCGCCCCGCAAAGACCTCTACGAGATGGGCGAAATCCCCCCCCTCGGCCATGTTCCGGCCCAGATGTATGGCTGGATCCTGCGCCAGGAACGCCACGGCGATCCGACCGAGGCGCTCAAGATCGAGGTGGTCGATACCCCCAAACTCGACAGCAACGACGTGCTCGTCCTCGTGATGGCCGCAGGCGTCAATTACAACGGCGTCTGGGCCTGCTTGGGCAAACCCGCTTCCGTCTTCAACCAGCACAAGGCCCCTTATGCGATCATCGGCTCGGATGCCGCGGGCATCGTCTGGGCCGTGGGCGACAAGGTCACGCGCTGGAAAGTCGGCGACGAGGTCGTGATCCATTGCAACCAGGACGATGGCGACGACGAGGAATGCAACGGCGGCGACCCGATGCTCTCCCCCTCCCAGCGCATCTGGGGCTACGAAACGGCGGATGGCAGCTTCGCCCAGTTCACCCGCGTCCAGTCCCAACAGCTCATGCCGCGCCCCAAGCACCTGACCTGGGAGGAATCGGCCTGCTACACGCTCACGCTTGCCACCGCCTACCGGATGCTCTTCGGCCATGAACCCCATGACCTGAAGCCCGGGCAGAACGTGCTCGTCTGGGGCGCCTCGGGCGGTCTTGGCTCCTTCGCGATCCAGCTCATCAACACCGCAGGCGCCAACGCCATCGGCGTCATCTCGGACGAGGACAAGCGCCAGTTCGTCATGGACCTCGGTGCCAAGGGCGTGATCAACCGGCGTGATTTCAACTGCTGGGGCCGCCTGCCCGAGGTCGGCACCGACGAATACAAGGATTGGTTCGCCGAAGTGCGCCGCTTCGGCAAGGCGATCTGGGACATCACCGGCAAGGGTGTGAATGTCGACATGGTCTTCGAGCACCCCGGCGAGGCGACATTCCCCGTCTCCACCTTCGTCGTGAAACGCGGCGGCATGGTCGTGATCTGCGCGGGCACGAGCGGTTACAATTGCACCTTCGACGTGCGCCACATGTGGTCCCACCAGAAACGGCTCCAGGGCAGCCATTTCGCCCATCTCAAACAGGCGGCAGCGGCCAACAAGCTGATGCTCGACCGCCGCCTCGACCCCTGCATGTCCGAGGTCTTTCCCTGGGATGAACTGCCCGTCGCCCATATGAAAATGCTCCGCAACGAACACAAACCCGGCAACATGGCGGTTCTCGTGCAGGCCCCCCGCACCGGCCTGCGCACGCTCGAGGATGTTCTGGCCGCAGGTCCCACGCCCGCCTGA
- the rpe gene encoding ribulose-phosphate 3-epimerase, protein MPFDRSIKIAPSILSADFANFGAEIRAIEAEGADWVHVDVMDGHFVPNLTFGPMAVKAFRPHVTTVMDVHLMIAPVDPYIDAYAEAGADVLTAHVEAGPHIHRTLQAIRGAGMKAGVALNPGTPADAVAHLLDLADLVCVMTVNPGFGGQKFIDMTGKVRRLREMIGDRPVHIEIDGGVDVTTAPLVAAAGADVLVAGSAVFRGGSVERPEVYGANIRAIRAAAGV, encoded by the coding sequence ATGCCGTTCGACCGTTCCATCAAGATCGCGCCGTCGATCCTGTCCGCCGATTTCGCGAATTTCGGGGCGGAGATCCGCGCCATCGAGGCCGAGGGCGCCGATTGGGTGCATGTGGATGTGATGGACGGGCATTTCGTGCCGAACCTGACATTCGGCCCGATGGCGGTGAAGGCGTTCCGGCCGCATGTCACGACGGTGATGGATGTGCACCTGATGATCGCGCCGGTCGATCCCTATATCGACGCCTATGCCGAGGCGGGGGCGGATGTGCTGACCGCGCATGTGGAGGCGGGGCCGCATATCCACCGCACGCTGCAGGCGATCCGGGGCGCGGGGATGAAGGCGGGCGTGGCCCTGAACCCCGGCACGCCGGCGGACGCGGTGGCGCATCTGCTGGACCTGGCGGACCTGGTTTGCGTGATGACGGTGAACCCCGGTTTCGGCGGGCAGAAATTCATCGACATGACGGGCAAGGTGCGCCGTCTGCGCGAGATGATCGGGGACCGCCCGGTCCATATCGAGATCGACGGCGGGGTGGATGTGACCACCGCGCCGCTGGTCGCTGCGGCGGGGGCGGATGTGCTGGTCGCGGGCTCGGCGGTGTTCCGGGGCGGATCGGTCGAGCGCCCGGAGGTCTATGGCGCGAACATCCGCGCGATCCGGGCGGCGGCGGGCGTCTGA
- the deoC gene encoding deoxyribose-phosphate aldolase encodes MSPIPDTAMKPLHDTGQDHLPQLHRPRNPGMALDLDWIARVQANTSAIERRAATLPGRRTVKKDHQAAWLARAITLIDLTTLAGDDTPGRVRRLCAKARQPVRPDLLDALGLPPLTTGAVCVYHEMVPAAVAALAGTGIPVAAVSTGFPAGLSPYHLRVKEIEESVKAGAAEIDIVISRRHVLTGNWQALYDEMRDFRAACGEAHVKAILATGELGTLKNVARASLVCMMAGADFIKTSTGKESVNATLPVSLTMIRAIRAYEQATGHKVGYKPAGGISKAKDALVYLSLMKEELGDDWLRPDLFRFGASSLLGDIERQLEHHVTGAYSAGWRHPMA; translated from the coding sequence ATGTCCCCGATCCCCGACACCGCCATGAAACCCCTGCACGACACAGGGCAGGATCACCTGCCGCAGCTGCACCGCCCCCGCAATCCCGGGATGGCGCTCGACCTCGACTGGATCGCCCGCGTGCAGGCCAATACCTCGGCCATCGAACGCCGCGCGGCCACCCTGCCCGGCCGCCGCACCGTCAAGAAAGACCACCAGGCCGCCTGGCTGGCGCGCGCCATCACGCTCATCGACCTGACGACGCTTGCGGGCGACGATACGCCCGGCCGCGTCCGGCGTCTGTGTGCCAAGGCCCGCCAACCCGTGCGCCCCGATCTGCTCGACGCGCTTGGCCTGCCGCCCCTCACCACGGGCGCCGTCTGCGTCTACCACGAGATGGTGCCGGCAGCCGTCGCGGCGCTCGCGGGCACCGGCATTCCCGTCGCCGCCGTCTCGACCGGCTTTCCGGCGGGCCTCTCTCCCTACCATCTCCGCGTCAAAGAGATCGAGGAAAGCGTCAAGGCGGGGGCCGCCGAGATCGACATCGTCATCTCCCGCCGCCATGTCCTGACCGGCAACTGGCAGGCGCTCTATGACGAGATGCGCGACTTCCGCGCCGCCTGCGGCGAGGCGCATGTCAAGGCGATCCTCGCCACGGGCGAGCTTGGCACGCTGAAAAACGTGGCCCGCGCGTCGCTTGTCTGCATGATGGCGGGGGCCGATTTCATCAAGACCTCGACCGGCAAGGAAAGCGTCAACGCCACGCTGCCCGTTTCCCTCACCATGATCCGCGCGATCCGCGCCTATGAACAGGCCACAGGCCACAAGGTCGGCTACAAACCCGCAGGCGGCATTTCCAAGGCCAAGGATGCGCTGGTCTACCTCTCCCTCATGAAAGAGGAACTGGGCGACGATTGGCTGCGCCCCGATCTTTTCCGCTTCGGGGCCTCCTCGCTTCTGGGCGATATCGAACGGCAACTCGAACACCATGTCACCGGCGCCTATTCGGCGGGCTGGCGGCATCCGATGGCATGA
- a CDS encoding acetylornithine deacetylase/succinyl-diaminopimelate desuccinylase family protein yields MDDTALMQAIEARETELVALTQGLIRIPTLNPPGLNYREICEFLRERLEKSGFSVELIRAHGAPADSDRHPRWNLVARREGASSGDCVHFNSHHDVVEAGHGWTRDPFGGELSDGRIYGRGACDMKGGLAASIIAAEAFVATHPDFSGAIEISATADEESGGYGGVAYLAEQGYFDPARVQHVIIPEPLNKDRICLGHRGVWWAEIETQGRIAHGSMPFLGDCAVRHMGAVLAEMEETLFPLLAGKRTAMPVVPEGARQSTLNINAIHGGEPVQDEDYTGLPAPCVPDRCRITIDRRFLIEEDIAEVKSEITAMMERIRARRPGFAYEIRDLFEVQPTMTDRDAPVVTTVAAAIERVLHRQADFVVSPGTYDQKHIDRIGRLKNCIAYGPGILDLAHQPDEWVGVADMMDSAKVMALTLGELLLPLSAR; encoded by the coding sequence ATGGATGACACGGCATTGATGCAGGCAATCGAGGCGCGCGAGACCGAACTGGTCGCGCTGACGCAAGGGTTGATCCGTATCCCCACCCTGAACCCGCCCGGCCTGAACTACCGCGAAATCTGTGAATTCCTGCGTGAACGCCTTGAGAAATCAGGCTTTTCCGTCGAGCTCATCCGCGCCCACGGCGCGCCCGCCGACAGCGACCGGCACCCGCGCTGGAACCTCGTCGCCCGGCGCGAGGGCGCGAGCTCGGGCGATTGCGTCCATTTCAACAGCCACCATGACGTGGTCGAAGCAGGCCACGGCTGGACCCGCGATCCTTTCGGCGGCGAACTCTCCGACGGCCGCATCTACGGGCGCGGGGCTTGCGACATGAAGGGCGGACTTGCCGCCAGCATCATCGCCGCCGAAGCCTTTGTCGCGACCCATCCCGATTTTTCGGGCGCGATCGAGATCAGCGCCACGGCGGACGAGGAATCAGGCGGTTACGGCGGCGTCGCCTATCTGGCCGAACAGGGGTATTTCGACCCCGCCCGCGTCCAGCACGTGATCATCCCCGAACCTTTGAACAAGGATCGCATCTGCCTTGGCCATCGCGGCGTCTGGTGGGCCGAGATCGAGACGCAAGGCCGGATCGCCCATGGGTCCATGCCCTTTCTGGGCGATTGCGCCGTCCGCCACATGGGCGCGGTCCTGGCCGAGATGGAGGAGACGCTTTTCCCCCTCCTTGCGGGCAAACGCACCGCCATGCCCGTCGTCCCCGAAGGCGCACGCCAATCCACGCTCAACATCAACGCGATCCACGGCGGCGAACCCGTGCAGGACGAAGATTATACCGGCCTGCCCGCGCCTTGCGTGCCCGACCGCTGCCGCATCACCATCGACCGGCGCTTCCTGATCGAGGAGGATATCGCCGAGGTGAAATCCGAGATCACCGCGATGATGGAGCGCATCCGCGCCCGCCGTCCCGGTTTCGCCTACGAGATCCGCGACCTGTTCGAGGTGCAGCCGACCATGACCGACCGCGACGCACCCGTGGTCACGACGGTCGCCGCCGCCATCGAGCGCGTCTTGCACCGTCAGGCGGATTTCGTCGTGTCGCCGGGCACTTACGACCAGAAACACATCGACCGAATCGGGCGGCTGAAGAATTGCATCGCCTATGGGCCGGGCATCCTCGACCTGGCGCATCAGCCCGATGAATGGGTGGGGGTGGCCGACATGATGGACAGCGCCAAGGTCATGGCACTGACGCTGGGCGAACTGCTGTTGCCGCTTTCCGCGCGCTGA
- a CDS encoding aldehyde dehydrogenase family protein encodes MTTRDIFETMDYGPAPESAAEALAWIATHGPAFGHFIDGSFTAPGETFATKNPATGAELAQITQGTAEDVDASVAAATKAFPKWSRLSCHARAKHLYALARLLQKHARLFAVLETLDNGKPIREARDIDIPLAQRHFYHHAGLAQLRDAELPGHAPIGVCGQVIPWNFPLLMLAWKIAPALAAGNTVVLKPAEYTSLTALLFAHICREAGLPKGVVNIVTGDGSTGEAIVTHPGTAKIAFTGSTAVGRRIREQTAGMGKSLTLELGGKSPYIIFEDADIDSAIEGLVDAIWFNQGQVCCAGSRLLVQEGIAEDLHTRLKARMAKLRLGDPLDKCIDIGALVDPVQHQAISAMVDANTDGDTYRAPIALPDQGCFYAPTLITGLSPASPLMQEEIFGPVLVSTTFRTPSEAVEIANNTRYGLAATLWTENLNLALDIAPKLAAGVVWVNATNLFDAAAPFGGLRESGFGREGGWEGLAVYLKPTAKTRPIKPIAPIPAPAAAPEAPGLDRTAKLYIGGKQARPDGGYSTPIWSRRGALLGHVGIGNRKDIRNAVEAARGAGAWAKASGHNRAQVLYYIAENLSARAGEFATRLGDLTACQPARARAEVETAIERLFSYGAWADKMDGRIANVPIRGVAMAMREPLGVIGALAPDDAPLLGAVSLIAPAIAMGNRVILVPSAAYPLAATDLYQVLDTSDVPGGVVNIVTGAPQELGQTLATHADVDALWSFAGGIDAARLEAASAGNLKRTWVNTAAPDWSGPEAEGRVFLDQATEVRTIWVPYGA; translated from the coding sequence ATGACCACCCGCGACATCTTCGAAACGATGGATTACGGCCCCGCCCCCGAAAGCGCGGCCGAGGCTTTGGCCTGGATCGCCACCCATGGCCCCGCCTTCGGCCATTTCATCGACGGCTCCTTCACAGCGCCGGGCGAGACCTTCGCCACGAAAAACCCCGCCACGGGCGCGGAACTGGCGCAGATCACCCAAGGCACGGCCGAGGACGTGGATGCCTCCGTAGCGGCCGCCACCAAAGCCTTCCCCAAATGGTCCCGCCTCTCCTGCCATGCCCGCGCCAAACACCTTTACGCGCTGGCCCGCCTGCTCCAGAAACACGCCCGCCTCTTCGCCGTCCTCGAAACCCTCGACAACGGCAAACCGATCCGGGAGGCGCGCGATATCGACATCCCCCTCGCCCAGCGCCATTTCTACCACCACGCAGGCCTCGCCCAGCTCCGCGACGCCGAACTGCCCGGTCACGCCCCCATCGGCGTCTGCGGGCAAGTCATCCCGTGGAACTTCCCGCTCCTGATGCTGGCGTGGAAAATCGCGCCCGCGCTTGCCGCCGGGAACACCGTGGTTCTCAAACCCGCCGAATACACCTCCCTCACGGCCCTCCTCTTCGCCCATATCTGCCGGGAGGCCGGATTGCCCAAGGGCGTCGTCAATATCGTCACCGGCGACGGAAGCACGGGCGAGGCGATCGTGACCCATCCCGGCACGGCGAAAATCGCCTTCACCGGCTCGACCGCCGTGGGCCGCCGCATCCGCGAACAGACCGCGGGCATGGGCAAATCCCTGACCTTGGAACTGGGTGGAAAATCCCCCTACATCATCTTCGAGGATGCCGATATCGACAGCGCCATCGAGGGGCTGGTCGATGCCATCTGGTTCAACCAGGGCCAGGTCTGCTGCGCCGGCTCCCGCCTTCTTGTGCAAGAAGGCATCGCCGAGGATCTCCACACCCGCCTCAAGGCCCGCATGGCGAAACTGCGCCTGGGCGATCCGCTCGACAAATGCATCGACATCGGCGCGCTGGTCGATCCCGTCCAGCATCAGGCGATCAGCGCCATGGTCGATGCCAACACCGATGGCGACACCTACCGCGCCCCTATCGCCCTGCCCGATCAGGGCTGTTTCTACGCGCCCACGCTCATCACCGGCCTCTCCCCCGCCTCTCCCCTGATGCAGGAAGAGATCTTTGGCCCCGTCCTCGTCTCCACCACCTTCCGCACGCCCTCAGAGGCGGTCGAGATCGCCAACAACACCCGCTACGGGCTGGCCGCGACGCTCTGGACCGAGAACCTCAACCTCGCCCTCGACATCGCGCCGAAACTGGCCGCCGGGGTCGTCTGGGTGAATGCAACCAACCTCTTCGACGCCGCCGCCCCCTTCGGCGGCCTGCGCGAATCGGGCTTCGGGCGTGAGGGCGGCTGGGAAGGCTTGGCCGTCTATCTCAAACCCACCGCCAAAACCCGCCCGATCAAACCGATCGCCCCCATCCCCGCCCCCGCCGCAGCGCCCGAGGCCCCGGGCCTCGACCGCACCGCCAAGCTCTATATCGGCGGCAAACAGGCCCGGCCCGATGGCGGCTATTCGACCCCGATCTGGTCCAGGCGCGGCGCGCTTCTGGGCCATGTCGGCATCGGCAACCGCAAGGATATCCGCAACGCGGTCGAGGCCGCGCGCGGCGCGGGCGCCTGGGCCAAGGCAAGCGGTCACAACCGCGCGCAGGTGCTCTACTACATCGCCGAAAACCTCTCGGCCCGCGCCGGCGAATTCGCCACGCGCCTCGGCGATCTGACCGCCTGCCAACCCGCCCGCGCCAGGGCGGAGGTGGAGACCGCGATCGAACGGCTGTTCAGCTACGGCGCATGGGCCGACAAGATGGATGGTCGCATCGCCAATGTTCCGATCCGGGGCGTTGCCATGGCCATGCGCGAACCCTTGGGCGTGATCGGCGCGCTCGCCCCCGATGACGCGCCGCTTCTGGGTGCGGTCTCGCTCATCGCGCCCGCCATCGCCATGGGCAACCGCGTGATCCTCGTGCCCTCCGCCGCCTATCCGCTCGCCGCAACCGATCTCTACCAGGTGCTCGACACCTCGGACGTGCCGGGCGGCGTCGTCAACATCGTGACCGGCGCTCCGCAGGAGCTTGGCCAGACACTCGCCACCCATGCCGATGTCGACGCACTCTGGAGTTTCGCGGGCGGCATCGACGCGGCGCGGCTCGAAGCGGCCTCCGCCGGGAACCTGAAACGGACCTGGGTGAACACTGCCGCGCCCGATTGGTCGGGACCCGAGGCCGAGGGACGCGTCTTCCTCGACCAGGCGACCGAGGTGCGCACGATCTGGGTCCCCTACGGCGCGTGA
- a CDS encoding DUF1523 family protein — protein sequence MRWPRIIFIACIALIFGAFLHYTLPQRDIVRIVSVESRLTEVGGLNGFFFAQRDSGTAQATAMRDLRLISTIRPDGRPLVYRNEDTGVLWPPYFKFDSEDLQAEASNLTSTESAPQWVAITHYGWRSNLISIYPNAISIRPVAGPDVALFPWLNIIILIGLVILALVAWRIWERFEDRVIDPIRDRMAVQWAKIKDRAAGRG from the coding sequence TTGCGCTGGCCCCGGATCATCTTCATCGCCTGTATCGCCCTGATTTTCGGGGCTTTTCTCCATTACACCCTGCCGCAGCGCGATATCGTGCGGATCGTGAGCGTGGAATCACGCCTGACCGAGGTCGGCGGGTTGAACGGTTTTTTCTTCGCGCAGCGCGACAGCGGGACGGCGCAGGCCACGGCCATGCGAGATTTGCGTTTGATTTCAACGATCAGGCCGGATGGACGACCGCTGGTGTACCGCAATGAAGATACCGGAGTTCTTTGGCCGCCCTATTTCAAGTTCGACAGCGAGGATCTGCAGGCGGAGGCGTCGAACCTGACCTCGACCGAGTCTGCGCCGCAATGGGTGGCGATCACGCATTACGGATGGCGGTCGAACCTGATCTCGATCTACCCCAATGCGATCTCGATCCGCCCGGTCGCGGGGCCGGATGTTGCGTTGTTCCCCTGGCTCAACATCATCATCTTGATCGGGCTGGTCATTCTGGCGCTTGTGGCCTGGCGCATCTGGGAACGGTTCGAGGATCGGGTGATCGATCCGATCCGGGACCGGATGGCGGTGCAATGGGCCAAGATCAAGGATCGCGCCGCCGGACGCGGGTAG